The segment CGGAAACCCTCGGCTACCCGAAAAACGCCAAAATCTACCATCAACGCTTGGGCACCTTCGCCAGCGAGCATTGCCGCGTTAATAAAGACAACGTGCTGGAGAAATTCTGGGGACTGGGCGTATTGCTCGACCAGATCCGCGATGGCAGCCAGATTTGGCAGCAACGTATCGAAAACCTCTGAGAAAAATACGTAGCGGTGCGATTTATCGCGCCGCTACGGCTGTACCTGAACCCATTAATGATAACGACAGGGAAAACACCATGATTGTATGTGATAGCCAGGATTGGGCGCGTGAGCGCCATGCCTTCCACCCCATCGTCGACCAGGCGTTACGTTGGATAGCCGACACCGATTTCAGCCAACTGGCCACCGGCAAATATGACTTGCTGCCGGATAACCAGATGTTCTGCCTGGTGCAGGAAATGGACACCGAACCGGCCAGCGATCGCCGTGCCGAGTCGCATTTTAACTACGTTGATATTCAGTACCTGTTGGCCGGACGCGAGAACATTGGCGTGGCGCGGGCGCATCCGCAGCATGTCATCATTGAAGATCTGCGCGCTGAGCGTGACGTGGTTTTTTATCAGGACACAATTGATGAATCGATGATCACTCTGACGCCGGGCATGTTCGCGCTGTTTTTCCCGCATGACGTGCATCGTCCCTGCTGTGCCGCGCCTGATGCGCAGCCGATCCGTAAAGCGGTGATCAAAATTAACCTCAGCCTGTTTAACGCGGTGGGGGCAACACAATGAAAACCTCGGTGAATACCTTGTCCGGCGCCGCAGTGGCGCAGCCCACGCTTGTGGGCAAATTACGCTGGGGAATCATTACCATCCTGCTGCTGGCAGCGGTGGTGAACTACCTCGATCGTGCCAACCTGAGTATCGCCAACACCACTATCGCGGCAGAGTTTGGTTTCTCGCAGACCGAGATGGGCCTGCTGCTGTCGGCGTTTCTCTGGCCCTATGCGTTGGCAAACCTGCCGGCGGGTTGGCTGGTGGATAAGTTTGGTCCGAAGAGAATGTTCTCCTGGGCGCTGGGGTTATGGTCCAGCTTTACCGTGCTGGCGGCTTTCGTAAACAGCTACAGCTTCTTCTATGGCCTGCGTATGCTGCTGGGCGTCTCTGAGTCGCCATTCTTTACCTCCGGCATCAAAATCACCCATCGCTGGTTTGGTGATAATGAACGAGGCCTGCCGACGGCGATCATCAATACCGGTTCGCAAATCGCTAACGCCATTGCGCCACCGATTCTTACCGTGCTGCTGCTGACTTTTGGCTGGCGTGGGATGTTCGTTGCCATTGGTCTGATGGGGATTCCGCTGCTGCTGGCGTGGTGGAAATTCTATCGCGACCCGGATGCGCGTGAAGATGCGCTGCTGCACGCCGGACAGCGCAGCGTCGCTGCCCCGGAAGAACGCGCGCAAGCGAGCTGGGGCGCATTGTTCCGTCACAGCACCACCTGGTTTATGGTGATCGGTAACTTCTCCATCATGTTCACCATCTGGGTGTACCTCACCTGGCTGCCGGGCTATCTGGAAAAATCCCTCGGCTTCAGCCTGAAAGCTACCGGATGGATTGCCTCGATTCCGTTCCTGTGCGGCATTCTGGGTGTGCTGGTAGGTGGTATGCTGTCCGATCGCCTGGTGCGTAACGGCGTGCGTGCCATCACCGCGCGTAAAATCCCTATCGTCACCGGTGCAGCGCTGGCGGCTTGTTTTGTCGCGCCGATTCCTTTTGTCGATAGCACACCGCTGGCGATTGGTCTGCTGGCGCTCGGCTATTTCTGCTCGCAGATGCCGCAGGGGGCGCTCTGGACGTTGGCGAGTGACATCGCGCCAAAATCACAGGTTGCATCGCTGGGGGCGATCCAGAACTTCGGTGGCTTCCTGGGGGCAGCAATGGCCCCGATCGTCACCGGCATCATCCTTGATACTACCGGCAAGTTCACCAACGTGTTCCTGTTGGGCGCGGGATTGCTGATGATTGGTGCGCTGAGCTACGGCCTGTTTGTGCGCAAGCCACTCCAGGCGAAATGATACGCAGGGTGCCGTCTGGCGTCGATAAACTGGTCAATGTGAGCTGAATCGCGCTAGCATGGATGCAAACTCTGAATTAACGAGGATGTTATGGCGATAAAACTGATTGCGATCGATATGGACGGCACCTTGCTTAACCCGTACCACCAGATCACCCCGGCAGTAAAATCCGCGATTGCCCGTGCACGCGATAAAGGTGTTGCCATTGTGCTGGCCACAGGTCGCCCCTTTGTCGGTGTCGAGCGCTACCTGCAAGAACTGGATTTACAGCAACCGGGTCAATATTGCATCAGCAACAATGGCGCGTTGGTCCAACGCGCCGATACCGGCGCAAGCGTAGCGGAAGTGACGCTGAGTTTTGCTGATTTTCTCTACGTCGAGCAACTGGCGCGCGAACTTGGCGTCCATTTCCATGCGTTTGACCACTCCTCGTTGTATACGCCGAACAAAGATATCAGTGAGTACACCATCCACGAAGCCAGCCTGACCGGCATCCCGGTGCGTTATCGTGCCGTGGAAGAGATGGACCCGGCGACGCGCTTCCCGAAACTGATGATGATCGACAAACCTGCGTTGTTGGATAAGGCGGTGGCTGCGCTGCCGGCCCGCGCCCGCGACAGCTACACTATTTTGAAGAGCGCACCTTACTATCTCGAAATCCTCGATCCGCGCGTCAACAAAGGTTATGGCGTGAAAATGCTGGCGGAAAAACTCGGCCTGCAAGCCGCAGAAGTTATGACGATTGGCGATCAGGAAAACGACCTGGCGATGATTGAGTATGCCGGAACCGGGGTGGCAATGGGCAATGCGATTGACTCGGTAAAAAGTATTGCGCAGTTCATCACCAAAACCAACGCGGAAGATGGCGTGGCGTACGCCATCGAAGAGTTGGTGCTGTAATTCTCCTTTGATCTATGCAAATCCTGTAGCGGCGCGATTTATTGCGCGGTTTTTTCCTGCATTGCGCACGAAATTGCGCGATAAATCGCGCCGCTACGGGATCTAAGGCTACCCCATGTCAGAAAAACAACTCACCTTTGCAGAACGTCATCATCAACTAACCAATATCAATGTCTGGACCGCCGACAGCCAATGGCTGGCGTTTGATGTCCGTCCTTCCGGTGCTTCCTTTACCAGCCTGACCATTGAACGCGTCAATGTGGCAAGCGGTGCAGTTGAGGTGTTGTACCAGGCACGCGACGGCGCGCACGTTGGCGTGGTGACCGTCAGCCCGGATCTCCCGCCACGCTATGTCTGTATCCACGGCCCGGAACATCCCGATGCACACTGGCATTACGATTTCCACCATCGGCGTGGCGTGATTGTGCAGAAGGGGATCGCGGAGAATCTTGATGCCTGCGATATCACCGCTCCCTTTACGCCTGGCGCATTGCGCGGTGGTTCGCATGTTCATGTCTTCAGCCCGGACGGTTCGCGTCTGAGTTTTACCTACAACGATCATGTGATGCATGAAAAAGATGTGGCCGAAGATCTGCGTAACGTCGGTGTTGCTGTGCCGCTGCATCCGGTATGCCCGTCAAAACATCATCCGCGTGAATATGAGGGAAGCCATTATTGTGTGCTGGTCAGCCAGACGCAACGTGATCCCCTGCCGGGCAGTGATCAAATCGATCGTGCCTACGAGGAGTGCTGGATAGGCGATCGCGGCTATCAAAAGCCGGATGGCAGTTGGCAGCGTTGGGCCATCGCGTTTATTGGTGATACCCGCTCAGTGAGTGGCGAAAAAGTACCGGAAGTGTTTGTGGTCGATCTGCCAACTGCGCTGGCGGATTACGCGAAGTCAGGTGCTTCTCCCCTACAGGGGACGCCCGACACATTGCCAGCGCCGCCGTCCGGGGTACAGCAACGACGCGTTACCCATACGCAGGGGCTGGCGTTACAGCCACGCCACTGGTTACGTGCCGCACCGGATGGCAGCGCCATCGCTTTTCTCATGGCGGATAAAAACGGCGTGGTGCAGCTGTGGACGGTGTCGCCCAACGGGGAGATACCACGTCAGGTGACGCAGCTAGCCAGTAGCATCCAGTCAGCCTTTAGCTGGCATCCTTCCGGTAAGGCCATCAGTTTTGTCTGTGACAACAGCGTGATGCGCTGCGAGCTGGCGAGCGGCAAATGCACGCGATTGACGCAGCGCAGTGACCAGCCGCCGTCAGGTGATGCGGTGGTCTGGTCGCCGGATGGAGGAAAGATCGCCTATATGCGAGAAATCAACGGCTGGCGGCAGCTGTTCTGCGTCAGTGCGACTCCGCAGGCATAGAAGCGGCGGTTGCCAGACTGGCCTGAGTCCCGGCCAGTTTTTCGCTTTGCAGCACGCGCTCGCGTGGTGAATCGATCGATTTGTCATCGTCGTGGCGGAAGTAATCCCACGGCAGCAGAAGGGTGTCCATCACCGCAGAGAAAGGCAGATCGATAGCGAGTAATGGTTTCATTGCCCAACTGGTTTGGTCATCCGTCAGCATCTCCGCGCTGGCACGGGTACCGGGATAATAACCCTGGCTCGCGCCAGTGTGAGACATAAGACTGGAGCAACCGGAGGTCATACCTGCGCCACAGATCAACAGACCGGGCAGCAAAAAGCGTTTCATCATTTTCATCATCTTCTTTCATCCCTTCAGTCATGGCATGGCCCTGGCTGGAGTGTGTCACCTGATTAAGCATCACTCTGAGTTGATGTCTTTCTGTCCAGGCGAATAATGACCTGAGTGTATGCTATTTCATCAAAATTGCTGCAAGAAATTCCTCGTGAAACCTTGAAAGTGAAAAAATAGCGCCCACTTTTAAGGAACGGTCACGCTGCTTTCGCCGACAGGGAGAGCAACGGGCCGCACAACCTGTCCATGGTGGAAGGTTGCCAAAACTTGCTGATTTTCAGGAGTCCTAATATGCGTAATTTTGATCTCTCTCCGCTTTATCGTTCTGCAATTGGTTTCGATCGTCTGTTCAATCTGCTGGAATCAAATCAGAACCAGGCCAATGGTGGCTATCCTCCGTATAACGTTGAGCTGGTGGATGAAAACCACTACCGCATCACCATTGCCGTGGCGGGCTTTGCCCAGAGCGAGTTAGATATCACCTCTCATGACAACATGCTGGTTGTGCGCGGTGCGCATCCCGAGGAGCAGCAGGAACGTAAATACCTGTACCAGGGCATCGCCGAGCGTAACTTTGAGCGTAAATTCCAGCTGGCTGACCATATCGTGGTGCGCGATGCGCGTCTGGAGAATGGTTTGTTAAGCATCGATCTGGAACGCATCGTCCCCGAAGAGGCGAAACCGCGTCGGATTGAAATTCTGAAGTAATAGCGTTGCTATAAGGAGAAACGCCGCAAAGATGCGGCGTTTTTTGTTATTGCGCGATCAATCGCGTGTCTTAGAACCTCAATCAGAAATAGCGTACAAAGAACTGGGCAGTACCGGCGAACGGCACTTCCTGCGCGTTGGTGATTTCTGACTTCTTATTCAGCTGCGGAACTACGTCGAAAGTGAAGGTAAAATCGCTGGCTGAAGCGGGTTTATTGGTGGTGTCTAATACAGTCCACTCCTGAGGAATACCGATGCCCCAACCTTGACTAAACGGCATTACCGCGAAATTTGTTGCGTTATGAGCGCTGCCATTATCAACATAACCGAAGTTGGTGCTATTCTCGGCTCC is part of the Pantoea phytobeneficialis genome and harbors:
- the yidA gene encoding sugar-phosphatase encodes the protein MAIKLIAIDMDGTLLNPYHQITPAVKSAIARARDKGVAIVLATGRPFVGVERYLQELDLQQPGQYCISNNGALVQRADTGASVAEVTLSFADFLYVEQLARELGVHFHAFDHSSLYTPNKDISEYTIHEASLTGIPVRYRAVEEMDPATRFPKLMMIDKPALLDKAVAALPARARDSYTILKSAPYYLEILDPRVNKGYGVKMLAEKLGLQAAEVMTIGDQENDLAMIEYAGTGVAMGNAIDSVKSIAQFITKTNAEDGVAYAIEELVL
- a CDS encoding DUF3748 domain-containing protein; this translates as MSEKQLTFAERHHQLTNINVWTADSQWLAFDVRPSGASFTSLTIERVNVASGAVEVLYQARDGAHVGVVTVSPDLPPRYVCIHGPEHPDAHWHYDFHHRRGVIVQKGIAENLDACDITAPFTPGALRGGSHVHVFSPDGSRLSFTYNDHVMHEKDVAEDLRNVGVAVPLHPVCPSKHHPREYEGSHYCVLVSQTQRDPLPGSDQIDRAYEECWIGDRGYQKPDGSWQRWAIAFIGDTRSVSGEKVPEVFVVDLPTALADYAKSGASPLQGTPDTLPAPPSGVQQRRVTHTQGLALQPRHWLRAAPDGSAIAFLMADKNGVVQLWTVSPNGEIPRQVTQLASSIQSAFSWHPSGKAISFVCDNSVMRCELASGKCTRLTQRSDQPPSGDAVVWSPDGGKIAYMREINGWRQLFCVSATPQA
- a CDS encoding YhcH/YjgK/YiaL family protein, which gives rise to MIVCDSQDWARERHAFHPIVDQALRWIADTDFSQLATGKYDLLPDNQMFCLVQEMDTEPASDRRAESHFNYVDIQYLLAGRENIGVARAHPQHVIIEDLRAERDVVFYQDTIDESMITLTPGMFALFFPHDVHRPCCAAPDAQPIRKAVIKINLSLFNAVGATQ
- the ibpA gene encoding small heat shock chaperone IbpA, whose product is MRNFDLSPLYRSAIGFDRLFNLLESNQNQANGGYPPYNVELVDENHYRITIAVAGFAQSELDITSHDNMLVVRGAHPEEQQERKYLYQGIAERNFERKFQLADHIVVRDARLENGLLSIDLERIVPEEAKPRRIEILK
- a CDS encoding MFS transporter — protein: MKTSVNTLSGAAVAQPTLVGKLRWGIITILLLAAVVNYLDRANLSIANTTIAAEFGFSQTEMGLLLSAFLWPYALANLPAGWLVDKFGPKRMFSWALGLWSSFTVLAAFVNSYSFFYGLRMLLGVSESPFFTSGIKITHRWFGDNERGLPTAIINTGSQIANAIAPPILTVLLLTFGWRGMFVAIGLMGIPLLLAWWKFYRDPDAREDALLHAGQRSVAAPEERAQASWGALFRHSTTWFMVIGNFSIMFTIWVYLTWLPGYLEKSLGFSLKATGWIASIPFLCGILGVLVGGMLSDRLVRNGVRAITARKIPIVTGAALAACFVAPIPFVDSTPLAIGLLALGYFCSQMPQGALWTLASDIAPKSQVASLGAIQNFGGFLGAAMAPIVTGIILDTTGKFTNVFLLGAGLLMIGALSYGLFVRKPLQAK
- a CDS encoding YceK/YidQ family lipoprotein, whose amino-acid sequence is MKMMKRFLLPGLLICGAGMTSGCSSLMSHTGASQGYYPGTRASAEMLTDDQTSWAMKPLLAIDLPFSAVMDTLLLPWDYFRHDDDKSIDSPRERVLQSEKLAGTQASLATAASMPAESH